Genomic window (Roseivirga sp. 4D4):
TGAGACAGAGTCGAGATTATTCTCAGAGGCTGCCCCAGTAAGTGAAATACATTTTACCCCAGGCACGCCATTTCAGGCAAGAATATCCCTGGGCATTAAGTTATGAGTTGTTGATTAATTGGTTGAGATGGGTCGTTCCGAGGAGTCGGGGCGGCCTTTTTTTTGTTATCTCCCAGAATAAAGTCAATGAAATCTATCTAATTATTTTTTTAGACTAGTCTAATTATATAATTTTACAAATCAAAATAATATAATCGACAACTCTAATCATGAGACTCAACAGGTTTCTATTCGGTTTCTGCCTTTTATTTGTGTCCATTTGCGCTTGGGCACAGGAGGGGTCAATCAATGGCACCTTGTCTTCAGAAGGGTCACCCATGGCGCTGGTGAATGTCGGTTTATTGAATACTGTCTATGGTGATGTATCCGATGAAAACGGGGTATTCAGCATTCAAAACATCCCCTATGGCAGCTACACACTGGTGGTTTCAATGGTAGGTTATGAAAGGATCAGTCAACGTCTTCGAATCAGTGCTCACACCCCTAACCTAAGCCTATCTTTTGACTTGGTAGAAAAGATCAATGCCCTGGATGATATCGTAGTTTCTGGTACACTCAAAGAAGTATCCAAACTGGAAAGCCCTGTTCCTGTCGAAGTCTATAGTCAAAAGTTCTTTAGGGCAAATCCCACTCCTTCCATTTTTGAGTCGCTACAAAACGTAAATGGCGTTCGGCCACAGTTAAACTGTAACGTCTGTAATACGGGAGATATTCACATCAATGGCCTTGAAGGACCATACACTATGGTATTGATCGATGGTATGCCCATTGTCAGTGGCCTATCCACTGTCTATGGTTTGACCGGGATTCCTCAATCCTTAATCGAGCGTGTAGAGATTGTGAAGGGGCCGGCCTCCACGCTATACGGATCTGAAGCGGTAGGCGGCTTGGTGAACATCATCACCAAAAAGCCAGGCAATGCACCTCAAGCCTCGGTGGATGTTTTCGCCACAGATTGGGGTGAGGTAAACACTGATATTGGCTTGAAGTACAATCTGGGCAAAAGAGCACAGTCATTATTAGGTATTAACTATTTCAACTACCAAAATCCAATTGATAATAATGGTGATAACTTCACCGATTTAACCCTTCAGGATCGGATTTCGATCTTTAACAAAGTCAACTTTCAGCGCAAGGACAACCGAGTATTCTCTATTGCGGGTCGTTACGTGTATGAGGATCGTTGGGGTGGTGAAATGAACTGGAATACCGAAAACCGAGGAGGTACGGACGTCTATGGCGAAAGCATTTACACCAGTCGATGGGAAACCTTCGGCATATACCAATTCCCAACGAGCGAGTTATTGAATTTCCAATTCAGTGCTAATGGCCACGTCCAAGATTCATTCTATGGAGACACTGAGTACACTGCCGATCAATATGTTGCCTTCGGTCAGTTGACATGGAATAAGACGGTGGGCAAGCATGATATTGTAGCAGGGGCCGTCTATCGCTACACCTATTACGATGACAATACGCCTGCAACATTTAATGATAATACTAGTGACAACAATCCATCTCGAACCCATCTGCCAGGCATATTTGTTCAGGATGAGATCTCTTTAAAGCCCAACAATAAACTATTGCTAGGCATGCGCTATGACTACAACAGCCTTCATGGTGGCATTGTGACCCCCAGAGTCAATTACAAATGGAATTCTCCTAACAAAAGGAACATTCTTCGCATCAGTGCTGGTAATGGTTATAGGGTAGCCAATGTCTTTACTGAAGACCATGCAGCCCTTTCTGGCGCCAGAACAGTTGAGTTTGATGGAGAGTTAAGACCTGAAACTTCTTGGAACACCAACATCAACTTTGTGAAGAAGTTCTATACGAGCAATAGCACCTATATTGGCTTGGACGCCACCGCCTTCTATACCTACTTTACGAATCGTATTCTACCGGATTACGAGACGGATCCAAACAAAATCATTTATAGTAACCTGGAGGGAAACTCCATCTCTCGTGGTGTTTCTGTCAATCTGGATATGGCCTGGGACAATGGATTAAAAATCAATGGTGGTCTGACCGTTATGGATGTTACAGTTGAAGAAAACGGTGAAAGAACCCGACAGATTCTCACTGAGTCTGTGCAAGGAGTTTGGAGCATTAGCTACACGTTTGGCAATGGCATTCAGGTGGATTATACTGGTAATTTGTATGGCCCTATGCGCCTGCCACTTCTGGGAGAACTAGACGATCGGCCGGCAGAATCTCCATGGTTTAGCATTCAAAACATCCAGTTGACCAAGAAGTTCGGTAGCCGATGGGAAGTTTATGGAGGTGTCAAAAACTTATTGAATTTCACTCCTGCTGATAACAGCATCGCCAGACCATTCGACCCCTTTGACAGGAATGTGACCTTCGGTAATGACGGGCAGGTAATCCCTACCCCAAACAATCCTAAGGGTCTTACTTTTGACCCAACATACGTATATGCCTCCAATCAAGGCATTCGAGGTTTTCTTGGTTTAAGATTCACTGTTCAATAAGCTATGGCAAGAGTTGTTTCGCTTTTTCTGGTATGCTTCGCACTTGGATTCAATATGGCTCATGCACAAGACTATGCCCTAAGTTTCGAGAAGCTAGAAGCCGTGCAAAAGACAGACCCAAAACCCATGGTCGTGTTCCTGCATGCCCCTTGGTGTAACTTCTGCGAGAACATGAAGCAGACTACTTTTCAAAATGAAGAGGTCAAAAAGTTACTCACCAGAGACTTCCACTTTGTGAGCTTTGATGGGGAATCGAAAGAAGATGTCTCTTTCCTCGGGCAGACTTTCAAGTATAAGCCCACCGGGGCCAACACGGGTACGCATGAACTGGCTCAACAGCTAGGTGCCAAAGAAGGTGTAGTAGCATATCCCACGCTTGTGTTTCTCAACGATCAGTATGAAATACTCCATCAGCATGATGCATTTGTCAATGCAAAGCAGTTGAAAAAAGTCCTGAAACGACTTCTTTAAAAGGTCCTTCTTCCACTCTTCTCAGTCCATTCAAAGCAGATTTTTCCGTTTTCAAGGGGGTAAAAAATACTAGTACTAGTGATTGAATTTGAGCCATCAGCAGTTGATCCTTGAACCTTTGCGCTTTACCTTTGTTTGGAATTAGTCTAAATAACAACAATAACGAATCCGTTCGCTATGAGAATCAGATTACTAACTGGGATTTTATTGATTTCTTGCTTGTTCATGGAGTTTACGACAGCGGCACAACAGGCCAATAAACTCTTGGATCGAGGTTTTTGGAGATCAAAACCTTCATTGGAAGAAGTAAAACAAAAAGTAAAAGAAGGCCACTCGCCTACTGAGTTCAACTCGTCCATGTTCGACCCAACTACTTATGCTATTCTTGAGAATAACTCGACAGATGTTGTCAAATATTTGGTAGAGCAAGTAGGTGAAGTCAATACCATTACACACGATGCAAGAACCTACCTTCACTGGGCTGCCTTAAGAGGCAATACTGAAGTGATGGAATACTTACTGGCTAGCGGAATCAAAATTGAAATCGTAGATGATGGCGGCAATAATGCCATGATGTTTGCAGCACGTTCAGGCCAGTCCAACAAAAAGGTCTATGAACTGTCCATGGCCAATGGCTTAGACATTACAGCAAAGAATGAGCGCAACGGTAGAAATGTCTTAATGACTTTTGCCGGTCGACTCGAAAACACCGAAATGTTGGACTACTTTATCAGCTTAGGTGTAGATATCCATGATACAGACGACAACGGCAATGGTCTATTCCACTATGCAGCTTCTACTCGAAATAAGGAACTATTACAAAAGCTTGTTGATGATTACAAAGTCGACTTCAAGTCTAACCCAAAGACTGATGAGAATGCTTTCTACTTTGCAACGAATAGAAACTTTGGAGAAGACGAAGCATCTCCAATCGAACTGTTCCAATACTTTGAAAGCCTTGGGCTCGATCCTGCACAATCGACTAAGTCAGGCAGAAATGCGCTTCACAATCTGGCCTTCAGGTCGAATGACGTTGAAATGTTACAGTACTTCTTAGACAAGGGTGCTGATGTCAACCAGGTGGATAAAGATGGCAATACGCCTCTAATCAATGCTTCAGCGAGAGGAGGATTGGAAAAAATCGAGTTCCTGGCCGGCAAAACCAGAGACATTAGTCGCAAGAATAAAGAAGGCTTTTCAAGCTTCATGCGTGCGATCAAGTACAACAATATGGACGTAGTTGAATTTCTTGCTGATGCCGGAGCTCAAGTGGAAGTCAAAGCGGATGGAGCTTATGATCTAGGTTACCATGTCGTGGATGGTACGCGAAACAACCTTGATCTCTTCGATCAAAAAATGAAATTCTTGACGTCAAAAGGATATGATCCAAAGACAACACAGTTTGATGGGCAGACGCTTCTACATGTAGCCATTGCAAAGCAGAACAAAAATCTTCTTGAAAAGCTAATTGCCATGGGCGTTGATATCAACGCTAAAGATGCCAACGGACAAACCATCTTACACCATGCGGCTATGCTATCAGAAACCAGCGACTTACTCAAGTTCTTGATTGCTTCTGGTGCCGATAAAAACGTAAGAACAGAATTTGAAGAGTCTGCTTACGACCTGGCCATGGAAAACGAAATTTTAGGCGCCAACATCGCCAATATTGAATTCTTGAAAACTCAGCAATAATGAAAAACAAAGTATTAATCGCTGTTCTCTTATTGGCAGCAAGCATCAGCTTTGGGTTTAAATCTATCAACAGTGATGCTATCACTTTTAAGTGCCTTATCCAATTAACCAACTATGGTGGTGAAGGCGCTTATGTTGTGGTTTCTGTGTTAAATGCTGAAGGAGAATACGTAAAGACACTATCAGTACACGGTGATGATGAAGACTGGTATGAAGACCTACCGGCATGGTACGAGTATTACCCAAGTAATAAAGTAGCCATCGATGGTATGGCCGGTGCTTCCATTTCCAGTGGTGGCAGAAAAGTGACCACATTGGATCTAGATGCTTCAATGCTCAATGCCGGTTACAAGCTAAGGTTCGAAACTGCTGTAGAAGACCAAGACTACCACGAAAAAGATCTAGAGATAGAGCTTACGGAAGATGTGGCAGGTCAGCGCTTAAAGGGTAATGGCTACATCCGCTATGTACAGTTAATCCAAAAGTCGGCTAAGTAAAAATCCATATGTCACTCTCATTGTGGCGGGTCACACACCTGTGGCTAGCTATAATCAGTACGATATTTCTTCTGATAGCGTCCATAACAGGCGCTATCTTGTCTTTTGAACCTATCTATCAAAAGACACATTCCTATCAGGTGAAAAAAGCCGATGACTTACTATTAAGCAAGGCGATCACCAACATCACAGCACAACACGAGGAGGTGCTGAACATATCTCGTGACAAGAATGGCTTTGTCTCTATTCAAACTATTGATTCAGACACTCCTTTTTATGTCGATCCATTCACAGGTCTGAAGATTGGTGACCTGATCCGAACCCCGAGAATCTTTGAGTTCAGCCGTACCCTACACCGATCCCTATTCTTGGGTCAGATCGGAAGATTTCTCATTGGCCTGGCCTCTGTCATACTCATGTTTATGGCACTCAGCGGTTTCTTTCTGATCCTTAAGAAGCAAGGAGGTCTCAAAAACTACTTTTCGAAAGTCATCAAAAATGACTTCTACAAAGACTATCATACGCGCCTCAGTCGTTGGCTCATTTTATCTATCATAGTGCTTGGCGCCACGGGCACCTATCTGTTTATGGAGCGGTTCAATTTGGTTGTCATACCTCCACTCGATCACTCAATAGATGAGGCCCGACTCACGGAAGAACCTAAGCAAGCCCTATCCTCTTTTGAGGCATTCAATACCTATACCCTCGAAGATCTAAGAGATATCAACTTTCCATTTGCAGAATTTCCTGAGGAATACTACGAAGTCAAACTGAAGAACAAGGAGCTCCTTGTTAACCAATTTAATGGGGAAGTAATCAGCAAGCTTGACTACCCATTTGTGAAGCTGGCCTATCAAATGAGCTTTAATCTTCATACGGGTGAAGGCACCATTATTTGGGCGGCCATATTAGGTCTTACCTGCATCGGCATTCTATTCTTTATCTACAGTGGTTTTGCCATTTACCTGAAAAGGGATAAAACCAAAATTGTGAATCCTTATGGCAAGACGGAAAGCCAGATCGTCATCTTGGTGGGTTCAGAACAAGGGAGCACCATGAGTTTTGCGATAGCACTACAAAAGAGCTTACTCAAATTGAAGCATAAGGTGTATCTGACCGGCATGGACAATTATGAGCCCTTCAATAGTATGGAGCATCTGCTCATTTTGACCTCCACCTATGGTGTGGGTGAGGCACCAGCCAATGCAACGAAGTTTATTGATAAGGTTCAGCAATTAAAACAGTCACAGCCATTCCAATACTCGGTTTTAG
Coding sequences:
- a CDS encoding TonB-dependent receptor, which encodes MRLNRFLFGFCLLFVSICAWAQEGSINGTLSSEGSPMALVNVGLLNTVYGDVSDENGVFSIQNIPYGSYTLVVSMVGYERISQRLRISAHTPNLSLSFDLVEKINALDDIVVSGTLKEVSKLESPVPVEVYSQKFFRANPTPSIFESLQNVNGVRPQLNCNVCNTGDIHINGLEGPYTMVLIDGMPIVSGLSTVYGLTGIPQSLIERVEIVKGPASTLYGSEAVGGLVNIITKKPGNAPQASVDVFATDWGEVNTDIGLKYNLGKRAQSLLGINYFNYQNPIDNNGDNFTDLTLQDRISIFNKVNFQRKDNRVFSIAGRYVYEDRWGGEMNWNTENRGGTDVYGESIYTSRWETFGIYQFPTSELLNFQFSANGHVQDSFYGDTEYTADQYVAFGQLTWNKTVGKHDIVAGAVYRYTYYDDNTPATFNDNTSDNNPSRTHLPGIFVQDEISLKPNNKLLLGMRYDYNSLHGGIVTPRVNYKWNSPNKRNILRISAGNGYRVANVFTEDHAALSGARTVEFDGELRPETSWNTNINFVKKFYTSNSTYIGLDATAFYTYFTNRILPDYETDPNKIIYSNLEGNSISRGVSVNLDMAWDNGLKINGGLTVMDVTVEENGERTRQILTESVQGVWSISYTFGNGIQVDYTGNLYGPMRLPLLGELDDRPAESPWFSIQNIQLTKKFGSRWEVYGGVKNLLNFTPADNSIARPFDPFDRNVTFGNDGQVIPTPNNPKGLTFDPTYVYASNQGIRGFLGLRFTVQ
- a CDS encoding thioredoxin family protein, with protein sequence MARVVSLFLVCFALGFNMAHAQDYALSFEKLEAVQKTDPKPMVVFLHAPWCNFCENMKQTTFQNEEVKKLLTRDFHFVSFDGESKEDVSFLGQTFKYKPTGANTGTHELAQQLGAKEGVVAYPTLVFLNDQYEILHQHDAFVNAKQLKKVLKRLL
- a CDS encoding ankyrin repeat domain-containing protein, which codes for MRIRLLTGILLISCLFMEFTTAAQQANKLLDRGFWRSKPSLEEVKQKVKEGHSPTEFNSSMFDPTTYAILENNSTDVVKYLVEQVGEVNTITHDARTYLHWAALRGNTEVMEYLLASGIKIEIVDDGGNNAMMFAARSGQSNKKVYELSMANGLDITAKNERNGRNVLMTFAGRLENTEMLDYFISLGVDIHDTDDNGNGLFHYAASTRNKELLQKLVDDYKVDFKSNPKTDENAFYFATNRNFGEDEASPIELFQYFESLGLDPAQSTKSGRNALHNLAFRSNDVEMLQYFLDKGADVNQVDKDGNTPLINASARGGLEKIEFLAGKTRDISRKNKEGFSSFMRAIKYNNMDVVEFLADAGAQVEVKADGAYDLGYHVVDGTRNNLDLFDQKMKFLTSKGYDPKTTQFDGQTLLHVAIAKQNKNLLEKLIAMGVDINAKDANGQTILHHAAMLSETSDLLKFLIASGADKNVRTEFEESAYDLAMENEILGANIANIEFLKTQQ
- a CDS encoding DUF2271 domain-containing protein; translation: MKNKVLIAVLLLAASISFGFKSINSDAITFKCLIQLTNYGGEGAYVVVSVLNAEGEYVKTLSVHGDDEDWYEDLPAWYEYYPSNKVAIDGMAGASISSGGRKVTTLDLDASMLNAGYKLRFETAVEDQDYHEKDLEIELTEDVAGQRLKGNGYIRYVQLIQKSAK
- a CDS encoding PepSY domain-containing protein codes for the protein MSLSLWRVTHLWLAIISTIFLLIASITGAILSFEPIYQKTHSYQVKKADDLLLSKAITNITAQHEEVLNISRDKNGFVSIQTIDSDTPFYVDPFTGLKIGDLIRTPRIFEFSRTLHRSLFLGQIGRFLIGLASVILMFMALSGFFLILKKQGGLKNYFSKVIKNDFYKDYHTRLSRWLILSIIVLGATGTYLFMERFNLVVIPPLDHSIDEARLTEEPKQALSSFEAFNTYTLEDLRDINFPFAEFPEEYYEVKLKNKELLVNQFNGEVISKLDYPFVKLAYQMSFNLHTGEGTIIWAAILGLTCIGILFFIYSGFAIYLKRDKTKIVNPYGKTESQIVILVGSEQGSTMSFAIALQKSLLKLKHKVYLTGMDNYEPFNSMEHLLILTSTYGVGEAPANATKFIDKVQQLKQSQPFQYSVLGFGSTAYPDFCQFAIESDDQLSQVSEATELVPLHKVNNGSKDEFLNWINALGAKLGHEIVIDEKDLSVPKKKQSTFKVLDRRDSPNAADQTFLLELKASKRKLKAYQSGDLLSIVPPEESRERLYSMSVDREASTITLSIRKHEMGLCSNHLSQVNPGSKVLGNLRANPDFHFPKEAPGIIMIANGTGIAPYLGMINDSSLNQHISLFWGGQNKASYQLYEDQLEKAKASGKLNKVITAFSREGDEKQYVQDVIAKELESITTALSQGHVIMICGGLSMQQAVEKVLAEHLKKGSGLTLDHLKMCGQIKTDCY